A genomic window from Synechococcus sp. CBW1107 includes:
- the istB gene encoding IS21-like element helper ATPase IstB, with the protein MSPTNPRNRSTAAIPPVPTEELEAMLTRLRLPAIRDRLDALLEEAARREMNLREALAWLCAAEVARKDQLRMEMALRLARFPYVRTLEAFDFEAQPSIDPAQIRELATCRWVANGDTLLLLGPPGVGKTHLAVALGREAVRLGHSVQYVGAMELISALAKAQAQHALEGRLTQYAKTRLLIIDELGYLPLEPNAAYLFFQLISRCYQRGSVLITSNRPVMEWGEVFGDQVVATAILDRLLHHSHVLTIRGDSYRLREKRRSGLIRPQAGGSSSPDSAGLRPPPPGEKA; encoded by the coding sequence ATGAGTCCCACCAACCCACGCAACCGATCCACAGCGGCGATACCACCGGTACCGACCGAGGAGCTGGAGGCAATGCTCACCCGCCTACGGCTCCCAGCAATCCGCGACCGCCTCGATGCGCTGCTGGAGGAAGCGGCAAGGCGGGAGATGAACCTGCGCGAGGCCCTGGCCTGGCTGTGCGCGGCCGAGGTGGCACGCAAAGACCAGCTGCGGATGGAGATGGCGCTGCGGCTGGCGCGCTTCCCCTATGTGCGCACGCTGGAAGCGTTCGATTTCGAGGCCCAGCCGTCGATCGACCCGGCCCAGATCCGTGAGTTGGCCACCTGCCGCTGGGTGGCCAACGGCGACACCCTGCTGCTGCTCGGGCCGCCGGGTGTGGGCAAGACCCACCTGGCGGTGGCGCTGGGCCGGGAGGCGGTGCGTCTCGGTCACAGCGTCCAGTACGTCGGTGCCATGGAGCTGATCAGCGCCCTGGCCAAGGCCCAGGCGCAGCACGCCCTGGAGGGCCGGCTGACGCAGTACGCCAAAACCCGGCTGCTGATCATCGATGAGCTGGGCTACCTGCCGCTGGAGCCGAACGCTGCGTACCTGTTCTTCCAGCTGATCTCCCGCTGCTACCAGCGCGGCAGCGTGCTGATCACCTCCAACCGCCCCGTCATGGAATGGGGCGAGGTGTTTGGCGATCAGGTGGTCGCCACAGCGATCCTCGACCGGCTGCTGCACCACAGCCACGTGCTGACGATCCGGGGCGACAGCTACCGGCTCAGGGAGAAGCGGCGCAGCGGCCTGATCCGCCCGCAGGCGGGCGGTTCCTCCTCACCGGACAGCGCTGGCCTACGGCCACCACCGCCCGGTGAGAAGGCCTAA
- a CDS encoding KilA-N domain-containing protein, with amino-acid sequence MSLDTMNTTTTGSFPVSPFASMDHPALVSRSWNGTPISRRTTDGYVNATAMCRANGKQWSKYRESDRCQTYLDALAETSEIRMFDLIESRQGQGGGTWVHPQVAVDLARWISAPFAVWMDGWFLESIQQAQPAPVDTPAPRLREAEVIALVERSIVLFERLGGLDQRDQLLFKDIVRSNVLTASSGLLPGTPPSDELTLSDAWLEVFQEVLPRAKYRSAGMLVAEAYRTDFGQEPPLRQQFVDGAPRQVKSYRRSWLIDTLKRFRAQLAGG; translated from the coding sequence ATGTCGCTTGACACGATGAACACCACAACCACCGGCTCCTTTCCTGTCAGTCCTTTCGCCTCGATGGATCACCCCGCTCTGGTCTCCCGTTCCTGGAACGGCACGCCAATTTCTCGGCGCACCACCGATGGCTACGTCAATGCCACAGCCATGTGCAGGGCCAACGGCAAGCAATGGTCGAAGTACCGGGAGAGCGACCGCTGCCAGACCTATCTCGATGCCCTGGCTGAAACCTCCGAAATTCGGATGTTTGACCTGATCGAGTCCCGCCAGGGCCAGGGCGGCGGCACCTGGGTCCATCCTCAAGTCGCAGTCGACCTGGCCCGCTGGATCAGTGCACCGTTCGCGGTCTGGATGGACGGCTGGTTCCTGGAGAGCATCCAGCAGGCTCAGCCCGCTCCTGTAGACACGCCCGCACCTCGGCTCAGGGAGGCCGAGGTGATCGCCTTGGTGGAGCGCAGCATTGTCTTGTTCGAGCGGCTGGGCGGACTGGATCAGCGCGACCAGCTCCTGTTCAAGGACATCGTCCGCAGCAACGTCCTCACTGCCAGTTCAGGACTGCTGCCCGGCACCCCCCCCTCCGACGAACTGACCCTCAGCGATGCCTGGCTGGAAGTGTTCCAGGAAGTGCTGCCGCGTGCCAAGTACCGCTCGGCCGGGATGCTGGTGGCCGAGGCCTACCGAACAGACTTTGGCCAGGAGCCGCCGCTGCGGCAGCAGTTCGTTGATGGGGCCCCGCGTCAGGTCAAGAGCTACCGACGCTCCTGGCTGATCGACACCCTCAAGCGCTTCCGCGCCCAGCTGGCAGGGGGCTGA
- a CDS encoding helix-turn-helix domain-containing protein — MDTAITTPTRQRVWVTTAEACEALGMSRETLRQLRLRGVLQAGKHYRRWGCTQGRGPLQWHLENVEATITSWSRRNLKS, encoded by the coding sequence ATGGACACCGCCATCACCACACCAACCCGCCAGCGGGTCTGGGTGACCACAGCAGAAGCCTGTGAAGCACTCGGGATGAGCCGTGAAACCCTCCGCCAGCTGCGGCTGCGGGGGGTGTTACAAGCCGGCAAGCACTATCGACGCTGGGGCTGCACCCAGGGTCGGGGGCCCCTGCAGTGGCACCTGGAGAACGTTGAGGCCACGATCACCTCTTGGAGCCGGCGGAACCTGAAGTCTTAG
- a CDS encoding SHOCT domain-containing protein, with protein sequence MKTNRAFVVALTCFQLMLPFAAAANPSVTSGEVVDYFDLNIRDYKAKSLPFSKVLASGETGGNEKVLFDQAYRGRLCFISCHFYDGYTSRWSGYYLDLQPYESTCFALAGGCNTITFPRPDSRIKISVGSQEYELLMVDESRYRYYLPLAARQAISSSETAAVTIKTTWDKYREYRVGDKSRRLLGAVLNRNNELATPDSGVPAALSIEEKLNELKRLREKGLIDESEYNRLRQKALGL encoded by the coding sequence ATGAAGACCAATAGAGCCTTTGTGGTAGCGCTTACCTGTTTTCAGCTGATGCTGCCGTTTGCGGCGGCTGCCAACCCTTCGGTCACGAGTGGCGAGGTTGTCGACTACTTTGACCTGAATATTAGAGACTACAAGGCAAAATCGCTGCCTTTTTCCAAGGTCCTTGCTTCGGGGGAGACGGGTGGTAATGAAAAAGTTCTTTTCGACCAGGCTTATCGTGGCAGGCTTTGCTTTATTTCCTGCCACTTCTATGATGGCTACACGTCAAGATGGAGCGGGTACTACCTGGATCTGCAGCCTTATGAAAGCACGTGCTTTGCGCTGGCTGGGGGCTGCAACACCATCACGTTTCCCAGGCCTGACTCTCGCATAAAAATTAGTGTCGGGAGCCAGGAGTATGAGCTGTTGATGGTCGATGAAAGTCGCTACAGATATTACTTGCCGTTGGCAGCAAGGCAGGCTATCTCGTCAAGCGAAACCGCTGCTGTTACCATCAAGACGACATGGGACAAGTATCGCGAGTACAGGGTTGGCGATAAATCGAGAAGATTGCTTGGTGCCGTGCTCAACCGCAATAATGAGCTTGCAACTCCGGATTCAGGTGTGCCTGCAGCTTTAAGTATCGAAGAGAAACTCAATGAGCTGAAGAGGCTCAGAGAGAAAGGGCTGATTGATGAGAGCGAGTATAATCGGCTTAGGCAAAAAGCCCTTGGTCTCTAA
- a CDS encoding alanine--glyoxylate aminotransferase family protein, with translation MQDKLSLMIPGPTPVPETVLLAMSRHPIGHRSGEFQAIVKRTTAQLKWLHQTEGDVLALTGSGTAAMEAGIINVLSRGDKVLCGDNGKFGERWVKVARAYGLEVEVISADWGQPLDPEAFRLALEADSEKKIRAVILTHSETSTGVINDLETIARHVHAHGQALVVADCVTSLGACPVPVDAWGLDVVGSGSQKGYMMPPGLAFVAMSERAWEAHKRSDLPKFYLDLGKYRKSAAADSNPFTPPVTLYYALEAALGMMEEEGLEAIFARHARLQRATQSAMRAIGLPLYAAEGHGSPAITAVAPEGLDAEVLRKKIKERYDILLAGGQDHLKGKVFRIGHLGFVCDRDVLTAVAAIEATLQELGCNRQPVGAGLAAAARELAA, from the coding sequence ATGCAGGACAAGCTCAGCCTGATGATCCCCGGTCCCACGCCGGTGCCGGAGACCGTCCTGCTGGCCATGAGCCGCCACCCGATCGGCCATCGCAGCGGCGAATTCCAGGCGATCGTGAAACGCACCACCGCCCAGCTCAAGTGGCTTCACCAGACCGAAGGTGATGTGCTGGCGCTCACCGGCAGCGGCACCGCCGCGATGGAGGCGGGCATCATCAACGTACTGAGCCGGGGCGACAAAGTCCTCTGCGGTGACAACGGCAAGTTCGGCGAGCGCTGGGTGAAGGTGGCCAGGGCCTATGGCCTGGAGGTGGAGGTGATCAGCGCCGACTGGGGCCAGCCCCTGGATCCGGAGGCCTTCCGCCTGGCCCTCGAAGCCGACAGCGAGAAGAAGATCCGCGCGGTGATCCTCACCCATTCGGAAACATCCACCGGGGTGATCAACGACCTGGAGACGATCGCCCGGCACGTCCATGCCCATGGCCAGGCCCTGGTGGTGGCTGACTGTGTCACCAGCCTGGGAGCCTGTCCGGTGCCTGTGGATGCCTGGGGCCTCGATGTGGTGGGCTCGGGCTCCCAGAAGGGATACATGATGCCGCCCGGCCTGGCTTTCGTGGCGATGAGCGAACGGGCCTGGGAGGCGCACAAGCGCTCCGATCTGCCCAAGTTCTACCTGGATCTGGGCAAGTACCGGAAGTCGGCCGCCGCTGACAGCAACCCCTTCACGCCTCCTGTGACGCTGTATTACGCCCTGGAAGCCGCCCTGGGGATGATGGAAGAGGAAGGCCTGGAAGCCATCTTCGCCCGCCACGCCAGACTGCAACGGGCCACGCAGTCGGCGATGCGTGCCATCGGCCTTCCCCTCTACGCCGCTGAAGGCCACGGCAGCCCGGCGATCACAGCGGTGGCCCCCGAAGGTCTTGACGCGGAGGTGCTGCGCAAGAAGATCAAGGAGCGCTACGACATCCTGCTGGCGGGCGGACAGGACCACCTCAAGGGCAAGGTGTTCCGGATCGGCCACCTGGGCTTCGTCTGTGATCGCGACGTGCTGACAGCGGTGGCCGCTATCGAGGCGACTCTGCAGGAGCTGGGGTGCAACCGCCAGCCGGTGGGGGCAGGACTGGCCGCGGCAGCCCGGGAGCTGGCGGCCTGA
- the cbiD gene encoding cobalt-precorrin-5B (C(1))-methyltransferase CbiD, whose translation MTQATPFTLPVWVAAAARAGLEALLEDEGLLPGAVASRGSSEAQPLELLEPPGVELVPVEAAATLGHGQALGMARCDPGDGLDLTRGLLVWVRVSWWDPPQGAEPSQRLLLEAGEGLGVMAGSRELCLSAYARRLLEVNLLPLVPAGRGVRLQLVFPRGRELAGRTSNEAFGVVDGLALIGTQAVVQRSAAPERLEQCLEILRQWPDSAHPCDLVLVIGENGLDLAPRLGLPAGLLLKAGNWLGPLIVAAAEAGVERLLLFGYHGKLIKLAGGIFHTHHHLADGRAEVLTALAALEGLAGPELKRLFAASTVEAALADLQQLDGPLAARVEARLALAIETRSQAYLARYGRFGMRIGAALFDRQRQLRVLGPCGQELLEAFRHDLG comes from the coding sequence ATGACCCAAGCGACGCCCTTCACCCTGCCGGTCTGGGTGGCGGCAGCAGCCCGCGCAGGCCTGGAGGCGCTGCTGGAGGACGAGGGCCTTCTGCCCGGCGCGGTGGCGAGCAGGGGCTCCAGCGAGGCTCAGCCGCTGGAGCTGCTCGAGCCGCCGGGGGTCGAGCTGGTGCCGGTGGAGGCCGCTGCCACCCTCGGTCATGGTCAGGCTCTGGGCATGGCCCGCTGCGATCCGGGTGATGGCCTGGATCTCACGCGGGGCCTGCTGGTGTGGGTTCGGGTCAGCTGGTGGGATCCACCGCAGGGGGCGGAGCCATCCCAGCGGCTGCTCCTGGAGGCGGGGGAGGGGCTGGGTGTGATGGCCGGCAGCCGGGAGCTGTGCCTCTCGGCCTATGCCCGCCGCCTGCTGGAGGTCAACCTTCTGCCGCTGGTGCCCGCCGGCCGCGGAGTGCGGCTCCAGCTGGTGTTCCCCCGGGGCCGGGAGCTTGCTGGCCGCACCAGCAATGAAGCCTTCGGGGTGGTGGACGGTCTGGCCCTGATCGGCACCCAGGCTGTGGTTCAGCGCAGCGCCGCACCCGAACGGCTCGAGCAGTGCCTGGAGATCCTGCGCCAGTGGCCGGATTCGGCCCACCCCTGCGATCTGGTGCTGGTGATCGGCGAGAACGGGCTCGATCTGGCTCCCCGGCTCGGCCTGCCTGCCGGCCTGCTGCTCAAGGCCGGCAACTGGCTCGGACCACTGATCGTGGCGGCGGCCGAAGCCGGCGTCGAGCGTCTGCTGCTGTTCGGCTATCACGGCAAGCTGATCAAGCTGGCGGGCGGGATCTTCCACACCCACCACCACCTGGCCGATGGTCGCGCCGAGGTGCTCACGGCTCTGGCGGCTCTCGAGGGGTTGGCAGGTCCTGAGCTGAAGCGGCTGTTCGCGGCCTCCACGGTGGAGGCCGCCCTGGCGGACTTGCAGCAGCTCGATGGGCCGCTGGCGGCCCGGGTCGAGGCACGGCTGGCGCTGGCGATCGAGACCCGCAGCCAGGCCTACCTGGCCCGTTATGGCCGGTTCGGGATGCGGATCGGCGCGGCGCTCTTCGATCGACAGCGGCAACTGCGGGTGCTGGGCCCCTGCGGTCAGGAGCTGCTGGAGGCTTTCCGGCACGACCTAGGGTGA
- the guaA gene encoding glutamine-hydrolyzing GMP synthase — MSHPSPSTEQPESARLPAIVILDFGSQYSELIARRVRETEVYSLVLGYATSVDEIRRLAPKGIILSGGPSSVYDEGAPLCDPAIWSLGIPVLGVCYGMQLMVQQLGGQVEAAGRGEYGKAPLYVDDPIDLLTNVEHGSTMWMSHGDSVQALPPGFSRLAHTDNTPEAAVADHQRRLYGVQFHPEVVHSRGGMAMIRNFVYHICGCEPDWTTAAFIDEALADVRERVGNKRVLLALSGGVDSSTLAFLLHRAIGDQLTCMFIDQGFMRKGEPEFLTEFFDAQFHIRVEYINARDRFLAKLEGVTDPEQKRKIIGGEFIRVFEEESRRLGPFDYLAQGTLYPDVIESAGTNLDPKTGERVAVKIKSHHNVGGLPKDLQFKLVEPLRRLFKDEVRKVGRSLGLPEEIVRRHPFPGPGLAIRILGEVTAEKLNILRDADLIVREEVQEAGLYHEIWQAFAVLLPVRSVGVMGDKRTYAYPIVLRCVSSEDGMTADWSRLPYDLLERISNRIVNEVQGVNRVVLDITSKPPGTIEWE; from the coding sequence ATGTCCCACCCGTCTCCCTCGACCGAACAGCCCGAAAGCGCACGCCTGCCGGCGATCGTCATCCTTGATTTCGGCTCCCAGTACTCCGAGCTGATCGCCCGTCGGGTGCGGGAGACCGAGGTGTATTCCCTGGTGCTTGGGTATGCCACCAGCGTGGATGAGATCAGACGCCTGGCCCCGAAGGGAATCATCCTCAGCGGGGGTCCCAGCTCGGTGTACGACGAGGGGGCGCCCCTGTGCGATCCCGCCATCTGGAGCCTGGGCATCCCCGTGCTGGGGGTCTGCTACGGCATGCAGCTGATGGTTCAGCAGCTCGGCGGTCAGGTGGAAGCCGCCGGCCGGGGCGAATACGGCAAGGCACCCCTCTACGTGGACGACCCGATTGATCTGCTCACCAACGTGGAGCACGGCTCGACGATGTGGATGAGCCACGGGGATTCGGTGCAGGCCCTGCCGCCTGGCTTCAGCCGCCTGGCCCACACCGACAACACGCCGGAAGCAGCGGTGGCCGATCACCAGAGGCGGTTGTACGGGGTGCAGTTCCACCCTGAGGTGGTGCATTCCCGTGGCGGGATGGCGATGATTCGCAACTTCGTCTATCACATCTGCGGCTGTGAACCCGACTGGACCACCGCGGCCTTCATCGATGAAGCCCTTGCCGATGTTCGGGAGCGGGTGGGAAACAAGAGGGTGCTTCTGGCGCTCTCGGGCGGAGTCGATTCCTCCACGCTGGCCTTCCTGTTGCACCGGGCCATCGGAGATCAGCTCACCTGCATGTTCATCGACCAGGGTTTCATGCGCAAGGGGGAACCGGAGTTCCTCACCGAATTCTTCGATGCGCAGTTTCACATTCGAGTCGAATACATCAATGCCCGCGATCGCTTTCTGGCCAAACTCGAAGGGGTCACCGATCCTGAGCAGAAGCGCAAGATCATCGGTGGTGAATTCATTCGGGTGTTCGAGGAGGAAAGCAGGCGGCTCGGACCCTTCGACTACCTCGCCCAGGGCACTCTCTACCCCGATGTGATCGAATCGGCCGGCACCAACCTCGATCCGAAGACCGGCGAGCGAGTGGCGGTGAAGATCAAGAGCCACCACAACGTGGGAGGGCTGCCCAAGGATCTGCAGTTCAAGCTGGTGGAACCCCTGCGGCGTCTCTTCAAGGACGAGGTGCGCAAGGTGGGCCGCAGCCTCGGGCTGCCCGAGGAGATCGTGCGCCGCCACCCCTTCCCGGGGCCCGGTCTGGCCATCCGCATCCTCGGGGAGGTCACGGCCGAGAAGCTGAACATCCTTCGGGATGCCGACCTGATCGTGCGCGAGGAGGTGCAGGAGGCCGGGCTGTATCACGAGATCTGGCAGGCCTTCGCGGTGCTGCTGCCGGTGCGCAGCGTCGGCGTGATGGGCGATAAACGCACCTATGCCTATCCAATCGTGCTGCGCTGTGTGTCCAGCGAAGACGGCATGACCGCCGACTGGTCCCGCCTGCCCTACGACCTGCTGGAGCGCATCTCCAACCGGATCGTCAATGAGGTGCAGGGGGTGAACCGTGTGGTCCTCGACATCACCAGCAAGCCCCCCGGCACGATCGAGTGGGAATGA
- the mrdA gene encoding penicillin-binding protein 2, which produces MASGFQTGSSRQSGMSHQPAWLLAVVLLAASAMGARLAWLQLVQGSENRLRADQNRIRLVPRHPVRGRLLDRHGEVLATSRLTYNLYLPPRLVSKERWPALRDKLAALLALPVDQLDLNYREGLQSDGYRIELASSLSSVQVLRFREQAVNLDGAEVDVDYLRSYPGGPLAAHVLGYTSGITEEEYTRLADKGYRVQDRIGRTGLEQVYESHLRGEWGGQQLEVNAAGQVQRVLGDKQARAGKDLRLTLDLELQRTAEKALDGVAKGAIVAMDPRTGAIRAMASRPNFDPNIFSTGPTTAQWNNLNRPEAPMLNRAMRAFPPASTFKLISTIAGLESGQYGPTSTIPTSGSFCYDGQCYADHGSFGSIGFPFALAVSSNSFFYRLGLKVGSEELFKAARRLGYGSYTGIELRDEESPGLLGDKAWKKKVLGESWTSVDTITSAIGQGAVSVTPLQMARLYAAVANGGWLVTPHLVERDTPRTWIGLKPTTLQVLRQGLREVVTNGTATMLNDPSLPPVAGKTGTAEDPPRPDHAWFGGYAPAGQPDLVIIAFGENSGGYGGTVAVPMVKALLAAWFKPAQAAS; this is translated from the coding sequence ATGGCCAGTGGATTCCAGACCGGCTCGTCTCGGCAGTCGGGAATGAGTCATCAGCCGGCCTGGTTGCTGGCGGTGGTCCTGCTGGCAGCCTCGGCGATGGGGGCTCGCCTGGCCTGGCTGCAGCTGGTCCAGGGCTCCGAAAACCGCCTGCGGGCCGATCAGAACCGCATCCGCCTGGTGCCCCGTCACCCCGTCCGCGGCCGTCTGCTCGATCGCCATGGGGAGGTGCTGGCCACCAGCCGCCTCACCTACAACCTCTACCTGCCGCCTCGTCTGGTGTCGAAGGAACGCTGGCCCGCCCTGCGCGACAAGCTGGCGGCGCTGCTGGCGCTGCCGGTTGATCAGCTGGACCTGAACTACAGGGAAGGGCTCCAGAGTGATGGCTACCGGATCGAGCTGGCCAGTTCGCTGAGCAGCGTCCAGGTTCTGCGCTTCCGGGAGCAGGCGGTCAATCTCGATGGCGCCGAGGTGGATGTCGATTACCTGCGCTCCTATCCCGGCGGCCCCCTGGCTGCCCATGTGCTCGGCTACACCAGTGGCATCACGGAGGAGGAATACACCCGGCTGGCCGACAAGGGCTACCGGGTGCAGGACCGCATCGGGCGTACCGGGCTGGAGCAGGTCTACGAATCCCATCTGAGGGGCGAGTGGGGCGGCCAGCAGCTGGAGGTGAATGCCGCGGGCCAGGTGCAGCGGGTGCTGGGGGACAAACAGGCCCGCGCCGGCAAGGACCTGCGCCTGACCCTGGATCTGGAGCTGCAGCGCACCGCCGAGAAGGCCCTCGATGGCGTGGCCAAAGGGGCGATCGTGGCCATGGATCCCCGCACCGGCGCGATCCGAGCCATGGCGAGCCGCCCCAACTTCGATCCCAACATCTTCTCCACCGGCCCCACCACGGCCCAGTGGAACAATCTCAACCGCCCGGAAGCCCCCATGCTCAACCGGGCGATGCGGGCCTTTCCTCCCGCCAGCACCTTCAAGCTGATCAGCACGATCGCCGGTCTCGAATCGGGGCAGTACGGCCCCACGTCCACCATCCCCACCTCCGGTTCCTTCTGCTACGACGGCCAGTGCTACGCCGACCATGGCAGCTTCGGCAGCATCGGTTTCCCCTTCGCCCTGGCGGTGAGCAGCAACAGCTTCTTCTACCGGCTGGGCCTGAAGGTGGGCTCCGAGGAGCTGTTCAAGGCGGCGCGCCGCCTGGGTTATGGCAGCTACACCGGCATCGAGCTGCGCGATGAGGAGAGTCCGGGGCTGCTGGGGGACAAGGCCTGGAAGAAGAAAGTGCTGGGCGAATCCTGGACGTCCGTTGACACGATCACCTCGGCGATCGGTCAGGGGGCCGTTTCGGTGACGCCGCTGCAGATGGCCAGGCTCTACGCGGCCGTGGCCAATGGCGGCTGGCTGGTCACACCGCACCTGGTGGAGCGGGACACCCCGAGGACCTGGATCGGCCTCAAGCCCACCACCCTCCAGGTGCTGCGCCAGGGCCTGCGCGAAGTGGTCACCAACGGCACCGCCACCATGCTCAACGATCCCAGCCTGCCGCCGGTGGCCGGCAAGACCGGCACCGCCGAAGATCCACCGCGGCCTGATCATGCCTGGTTCGGCGGTTATGCCCCGGCGGGCCAACCCGATCTGGTGATCATTGCCTTCGGCGAGAACAGTGGTGGCTACGGCGGCACCGTCGCGGTACCGATGGTGAAGGCTCTGCTGGCCGCCTGGTTCAAGCCGGCTCAGGCCGCCAGCTGA
- a CDS encoding glycosyltransferase family 1 protein, which translates to MKIALFTETFLPKVDGIVTRLTKTVEHLVRAGDEVLLFCPEGAPSLYMGARVIGVPALPLPLYPELKLALPRPAVAEALEVFQPDVVHVVNPAVLGLGGIWMARTRQIPLVASYHTHLPKYLEHYGMGVLEPLLWELLKAAHNQAVLNLCTSSVMVEELSQRGIQHTALWQRGVDTEMFRPELRSDAMRRRLMGRHPDSDSLLLYVGRLSAEKQIERIRPVLDALPQARLALVGDGPHRAQLEKVFEGTATTFVGYLGGEELAGAFASADAFLFPSSTETLGLVLLEAMAAGCPVVGANRGGIPDIVTDGVNGCLYDPDDDASLTAATLRLLASPERREQLRLAARHEAERWGWAGATAQLRRFYRDVAGAGLQLAA; encoded by the coding sequence GTGAAGATCGCCCTGTTCACCGAAACCTTCCTGCCCAAGGTCGACGGCATCGTCACGCGTCTCACCAAGACCGTGGAACACCTGGTCCGTGCTGGGGACGAGGTGCTGCTGTTCTGCCCGGAGGGCGCCCCATCGCTCTACATGGGAGCCCGGGTGATCGGCGTACCGGCCCTGCCCCTGCCGCTCTACCCGGAGCTGAAGCTAGCCCTGCCCCGACCGGCCGTGGCCGAGGCCCTGGAGGTGTTCCAGCCGGATGTGGTGCATGTGGTCAACCCGGCCGTGCTGGGCCTGGGGGGCATCTGGATGGCACGAACCCGCCAGATCCCGCTGGTGGCCAGCTATCACACCCATCTGCCCAAATACCTGGAGCACTACGGCATGGGCGTGCTGGAGCCTTTGCTCTGGGAACTGCTCAAGGCCGCCCACAACCAGGCCGTTCTCAATCTGTGCACGTCCTCGGTGATGGTGGAGGAGCTCAGTCAGCGGGGCATCCAGCACACCGCCCTCTGGCAGCGAGGCGTCGACACCGAGATGTTCAGACCCGAGCTGCGCTCGGACGCCATGCGACGGCGGCTGATGGGCCGCCATCCGGACAGTGACAGCCTGCTCCTCTACGTGGGTCGTCTGTCAGCCGAAAAACAGATCGAGCGGATCCGGCCCGTGCTCGACGCCCTGCCCCAGGCCCGGTTGGCTCTGGTGGGAGACGGCCCGCACCGGGCCCAGCTGGAGAAAGTGTTCGAGGGAACGGCCACCACCTTCGTGGGCTATCTGGGCGGTGAGGAACTGGCCGGCGCCTTTGCCAGTGCCGATGCCTTCCTCTTCCCCTCCAGCACCGAAACCCTGGGTCTGGTGCTGCTGGAAGCGATGGCGGCAGGCTGTCCTGTGGTGGGTGCCAACCGGGGCGGCATCCCCGACATCGTCACCGATGGGGTCAACGGCTGTCTGTATGACCCCGACGACGACGCTTCCCTCACCGCGGCCACCCTGCGGCTGCTGGCCAGTCCCGAGCGGCGCGAACAGCTGCGGCTGGCAGCTCGCCATGAGGCCGAACGCTGGGGCTGGGCCGGTGCCACCGCCCAGCTTCGCCGCTTCTACCGCGATGTGGCCGGTGCCGGACTTCAGCTGGCGGCCTGA
- a CDS encoding NAD-dependent epimerase/dehydratase family protein gives MKVLVLGGDGFCGWPCCVNLAEAGHDVVMVDNLSRRKIDVDLGVESLTPIATVHDRLRAWEETGGRAIRFVHLDIAQDYHLLLELLRSEHPEAVVHFAEQRAAPYSMKSSATKRYTVDNNVNGTHNLLCAIVESGLDIHIVHLGTMGVYGYGSHRGATIPEGYLTVEVPQADGTRFREKILHPTDPGSVYHMTKTLDQLLFYYYNKNDGIRVTDLHQGIVWGTNTDLTDRDPRLVNRFDYDGDYGTVLNRFLMQAAIGYPLTVHGTGGQTRAFIHIRDSVKCVELAIDHPPVSGEKVRIYNQMTESHKVKDLAEKVAAVTGAQVSHLPNPRKEAIENDLIVDNRCLIELGLKPTTLEDGLLSEVVDVARRWADRCDRSRIPCVSSWTTTQAAALKAAV, from the coding sequence GTGAAGGTTCTCGTTCTCGGCGGCGACGGCTTCTGCGGCTGGCCCTGCTGCGTGAATCTGGCCGAGGCTGGCCACGACGTCGTCATGGTCGACAACCTCAGCCGGCGCAAGATCGACGTGGATCTGGGGGTGGAATCACTGACCCCGATCGCCACCGTGCACGACCGCCTGCGGGCCTGGGAGGAGACGGGTGGCCGCGCCATCCGCTTCGTGCACCTCGACATCGCCCAGGACTACCACCTGCTGCTCGAGCTGCTGCGCAGCGAACACCCCGAGGCGGTGGTTCATTTCGCCGAGCAGCGGGCGGCGCCCTACTCGATGAAGTCGAGCGCCACCAAGCGCTACACGGTGGACAACAACGTCAACGGCACCCACAACCTGCTCTGCGCGATCGTTGAGAGCGGCCTCGACATCCATATCGTCCATCTGGGGACGATGGGGGTGTACGGCTATGGCTCCCACCGGGGCGCCACCATCCCCGAGGGCTACCTCACGGTGGAGGTGCCCCAGGCCGACGGCACCCGCTTCCGGGAGAAGATCCTGCACCCCACGGATCCGGGCAGCGTCTACCACATGACCAAGACCCTCGATCAGCTGCTTTTTTACTACTACAACAAGAACGACGGAATCCGCGTCACCGACCTGCACCAGGGCATCGTCTGGGGCACCAACACCGATCTCACCGACCGGGACCCCCGACTGGTGAACCGCTTCGACTACGACGGCGATTACGGCACGGTGCTCAACCGCTTCCTGATGCAGGCCGCGATCGGCTATCCCCTCACCGTGCACGGCACGGGCGGCCAGACCCGCGCCTTCATCCACATCCGTGATTCGGTCAAGTGCGTGGAGCTGGCGATCGATCACCCGCCCGTGTCCGGCGAAAAAGTGCGCATCTACAACCAGATGACCGAAAGCCACAAGGTCAAGGATCTCGCTGAGAAGGTCGCGGCCGTGACCGGCGCCCAGGTGAGCCATCTGCCGAACCCGCGCAAGGAGGCGATCGAGAACGATCTGATCGTCGACAACCGCTGTCTGATCGAGCTGGGCCTCAAGCCCACCACCCTTGAAGACGGTCTGCTCAGCGAAGTGGTGGATGTGGCCCGGCGCTGGGCCGACCGCTGCGACCGCTCACGCATTCCCTGCGTGTCCTCCTGGACCACCACCCAGGCGGCCGCCCTCAAGGCCGCCGTCTGA